GCTCAGCGTGGGGGTGAATGCGCAGGGCCGGTTCAAGTTCATTGTTGCGGAGGGTGAGAGCGTGCGCGGCCCTATTCCCGCAACGGGCAACACCAATACGCGCGGCTTTTTCCTTCCTGACGTGAGAACCTTCCTCAAGCGCTGGGTCGCGGAGGGGCCGACCCATCACTTTGCCCTTGGCGTCGGGCATCGGGCTCAGTCGCTGCGGCGCCTCGGCGAGGCCCTTGGCATTGAGACGGTCATCATCAACCAAAGCGCCCGGCGCTGACCGGCCTGCCGCCATGAATCCATTGCAGGACATTCAGCACCACGGGCGAAGGACGGCGGAGCCTCCCGTTGTCCAGGCGGTGAACAGCGAAACTCGGGCGGGATTCCGAAACCTCGGGTACAGGTTCCTGCTCATGCTGGCCGGGATGGTGATTGCGGCAGCCACGGGATCGATTGCCGTCGCGGATGAACCCACACTCGCCGCGCGGCAGGCGGAGTTGCTGAAGTCGCCCCCGCGCAAGGTGGTTGTGGCGACCGTCTGTACTTTCCTCGGGCGAAAGATGAATGCAGAGGACCGGGTCGTCATCTTCGATCGCTTTGTTTCCGAGGCTGAAAAGGAGGCGGACCATCGCTACCCTGGCGCGGGGCTCGATCTCTTTGTTCTTCCCGAGAACGCTCTTCAGCGGGGCGGTGAGACGGCGCGAACTGCCGCCGATCGCGCGTTGAGGCTGGATGACAAGGAGGTCCTGCAGGTTGCAGCGCTGGCTGCGCGGGCAAGGACCTGGCTGATCCTTCCGATGCAACTGGCGGAGACAAGCGGCGGCCGCGAGGTCTATCGGAATGCCGCGGTTTTGTTTGATCGCAAGGGCAATGTCGCCGGCGTTTATCGCAAGCTGCATCCGCTCGCGGACAAGTCGGGTGTGTTCGAACATGGCGTCACCCCCGGTGATGGTGCGCCGGTGTTCAAGACGGATTTTGGGCGGCTCGGCATTCAGATATGCTGGGACATGTCCTTTGAGGACGGATGGAATGCCTTGGGCGCCTCGGGTGCCGAACTGGTCGCGATTCCGAGTGCCTCGCCGCAGAACATTCCACTGGCTTGGTACGCGCAGCGCAATCGCTACTGGATCGTCAATTCGACTCCGCGCGACAATGTCACCGTCTTCAATCCCATCGGACTTGTCGACGCCCAGCTGACCCGGCCGGGGGTGCTTGTTCACCGCTTTGATCTCGTTTCGGCCGCCATTCATTGGAATCCGGAGGTTGACGACGGCCGTGTCTTCCAGAAGCGCTTTGGAGATCGCGTCGGATTTCTCTGGAATGCGCGCGAAGACACGGGGCTCTTTTGGTCCAACGATGCGAATCTGTCGATCGGTGCCATGATGAAGGAACTGGGCCAGGAACAGATGGACGCCCAGGTGGAGCGTATTCGAAAAGCGCTCATGGCGCGCTAGTGTTCTGTCGCGGAAATGACTATACATATATCATGCGGCCTTCTTGCGCGGCTTTCGCCGGGTGCAACCGGGCTGGATGGCCTCGAGCCGGCGACGACAGCGTTCGATCCTGGCAAGGATGTCCTCCGCCTTGGCGGTCCAAACAAATGGCGTGGGCTCCTGGTTCCATTGCTCGATGAAGCGGGTGATCGAGTTGATCAGATCGGGAACACTGGAGAAGCTGCCGCGACGCACCGCCTTGCCGGTGAGTTCGGCAAACCAGCGCTCCACCAGATTGAGCCAGCTCGAACTGGTGGGAATGAAGTGCAGTTTGAAGCGTGGACGCCGGGCGAGCCAGCGCTGCACCCGCTCGTGTTTGTGGGTGCCGTAATTGTCGACGATAAGATGGAGCTCGTCCGCCTCGGCATATTCCGCGTCGATTTGTCGCAGGAACTTCAGGAACTCGATGTGCCGGTGGCGCGGGAAGCAGTGGCCGCTGATCTTGCCGGCGGCCACGTTCAATGCGGCAAACAGCGTGGTCGTGCCATGGCGCACGTAGTCGTGCGTCCAGGTGCCGCAGCGACCGCGCTTCAGCGGCAGGCCTGGTTGCGTGCGATCCAGCGCCTGAATCTGGCTTTTCTCGTCCACGCAGAGCACCACCGCGTTTTGCGGTGGGTTGAGGTAAACGCCCACCACATCGAGCAGTTTGGGCACAAACTGTGGATCGCGGGAGAGTTTGAACGTCTCCTGTCGGTGCGGCTGCAACCCATGCTCCTGCCAGATACGCGCGACTGTGCTCGCATGCACGCCCTGCGCCTTCGCCAGGGTTCGCGCGCTCCAGTGCGTCCGCCCCGGCGGCTTCGTGTGCAGCGTCGCTTCGACGATCCTTTTCGCCAGCCCTCGGCGCGGCTTGCGCCCGCGGCCATTCGCCACGTCCCACAATCCTTGCGGACCTGCGGACACAAAGCGCTGGCGCCACAGCCGGCAGGTGTGCCGGTTCACCTCCAGCTCCTCCGCAATCGTGGCATCGTCCAGCCCTTCGGCCTTGCGCAAAATGATCCGGCAGCGCTTCACCACCTGCTGGGGCGTACCGTGCGCGCCCACCCAGCGCTCCAAAACGCCACGTTGGTCTGCCGTGACCGTCAGAATCGTCGGTTTCCTGCTCATGCTTGCAGGTTGAACGATAACGACTTTTAAGTCTAGTCATTTCAGCAACAGAACACTAGAATCCAGCCACCATGGACCTCCGCCACGCATCTGACTTGATTT
This window of the Opitutaceae bacterium genome carries:
- a CDS encoding carbon-nitrogen hydrolase family protein, whose amino-acid sequence is MNPLQDIQHHGRRTAEPPVVQAVNSETRAGFRNLGYRFLLMLAGMVIAAATGSIAVADEPTLAARQAELLKSPPRKVVVATVCTFLGRKMNAEDRVVIFDRFVSEAEKEADHRYPGAGLDLFVLPENALQRGGETARTAADRALRLDDKEVLQVAALAARARTWLILPMQLAETSGGREVYRNAAVLFDRKGNVAGVYRKLHPLADKSGVFEHGVTPGDGAPVFKTDFGRLGIQICWDMSFEDGWNALGASGAELVAIPSASPQNIPLAWYAQRNRYWIVNSTPRDNVTVFNPIGLVDAQLTRPGVLVHRFDLVSAAIHWNPEVDDGRVFQKRFGDRVGFLWNAREDTGLFWSNDANLSIGAMMKELGQEQMDAQVERIRKALMAR
- a CDS encoding IS630 family transposase, with protein sequence MSRKPTILTVTADQRGVLERWVGAHGTPQQVVKRCRIILRKAEGLDDATIAEELEVNRHTCRLWRQRFVSAGPQGLWDVANGRGRKPRRGLAKRIVEATLHTKPPGRTHWSARTLAKAQGVHASTVARIWQEHGLQPHRQETFKLSRDPQFVPKLLDVVGVYLNPPQNAVVLCVDEKSQIQALDRTQPGLPLKRGRCGTWTHDYVRHGTTTLFAALNVAAGKISGHCFPRHRHIEFLKFLRQIDAEYAEADELHLIVDNYGTHKHERVQRWLARRPRFKLHFIPTSSSWLNLVERWFAELTGKAVRRGSFSSVPDLINSITRFIEQWNQEPTPFVWTAKAEDILARIERCRRRLEAIQPGCTRRKPRKKAA